Proteins encoded in a region of the Gulosibacter sediminis genome:
- a CDS encoding helicase, with protein MAIIGATVSIAVALCLVLAAHAANTRAQVAADAAALAAADTASGRIPGDACGRAAAIAAEHGVALNGCDAGRTETFVTVSLDFGWITLTAASRAGLPDSVP; from the coding sequence ATGGCGATCATTGGGGCGACGGTGTCGATCGCGGTCGCGCTCTGCCTCGTGCTCGCGGCCCACGCGGCGAACACGCGGGCGCAGGTCGCCGCCGATGCGGCGGCGCTCGCGGCGGCCGATACCGCGTCGGGCCGCATCCCGGGAGACGCCTGCGGTCGCGCCGCCGCCATTGCCGCGGAACACGGCGTCGCCCTCAACGGCTGCGACGCCGGCCGCACCGAGACCTTCGTCACCGTCTCGCTCGACTTCGGCTGGATCACCCTGACGGCGGCGTCGAGGGCCGGGCTGCCCGACTCCGTGCCGTGA
- a CDS encoding TadE family type IV pilus minor pilin translates to MWWPRSRRRQRMRADERGSVAVEFAVTMPAVVLVLALCVGAVVGSAAFVQAQDSAGEVARLAARGDDYGAALSGRGDGASAEVWDAGEFRCARVTVPIRLLGASLGVSADATSCALRDVDG, encoded by the coding sequence ATGTGGTGGCCGCGTTCGCGGCGCCGGCAACGGATGCGCGCCGACGAACGCGGGTCGGTTGCGGTCGAGTTCGCGGTCACCATGCCCGCCGTCGTGCTCGTGCTCGCGCTCTGCGTCGGCGCGGTCGTCGGATCGGCCGCGTTCGTGCAGGCGCAGGACTCCGCGGGCGAGGTCGCGCGGCTCGCGGCCCGCGGTGACGATTACGGCGCCGCGCTTTCGGGCCGCGGCGATGGCGCGAGCGCCGAGGTGTGGGATGCGGGCGAGTTTCGCTGCGCGCGCGTCACGGTGCCGATCCGCCTGCTCGGCGCATCCCTCGGCGTGAGCGCCGACGCCACCTCGTGCGCGCTCCGGGACGTCGACGGATGA
- a CDS encoding DUF4244 domain-containing protein: protein MSEILTPESPDRNWLQRLLRDERGAATAEYAIVIMAAVALAGVLVAVVQSDAVRQIIEDLVISAFG from the coding sequence ATGTCCGAGATCCTGACACCCGAATCCCCCGACCGAAACTGGTTGCAGCGACTGCTGCGCGACGAGCGCGGCGCCGCCACCGCAGAGTATGCAATTGTGATAATGGCTGCGGTAGCGCTGGCCGGCGTACTTGTCGCCGTCGTGCAGTCCGACGCGGTGCGCCAGATCATCGAAGACCTCGTCATCAGCGCGTTCGGTTAG